Genomic DNA from Nitrospinota bacterium:
GCATGTTCACCTTGCACCCATTGCCAAGCACCACTCTTTAATAACCATGGATAAAGTTCCAATAGAAAGTCTTTGCCAATGTCATGTTTTTTTAAGATTTTCTTTATTTCAGAATTTTCAAAGCACAAATCAAAATATTCCTCCAAAGCTTTCTCTTTTTTTCCTGAAAACAAGGAATGAAAGGTTTCTTTAGTTAGAGAGGGGTGGATAACTCTTTGCAGTTTATAAGCTTTATAAAGCCATACCCTTGCTCTACACCAATTAAGAATATTTCCCATACTGCTTTCTGCCCCAACGATTAAAGTCTCTGTAAATATAACTGGCTGTAAACGACATGATACAATACAAATTATGTTGGCAATTCTAACATTTTCCAGTTAGATTTCCATTTAAAAAAGGGGAGCATCCCCTTTTAAAAAAGGAATCTACGAGAGGCGGGAGACGGAGTCTTTGAGGCCGGCCTTATGTTTCAGCTCTTCGTTCTTCGCCATGTCCTTTTCGAGGACATCCTTCGGCGCGTTCTTCACAAAATTTTCATTTGAGAATTTTTTCTCGAAATGCCCAATATCGGTCTCGACCTTTGCTACCTCTTTTTTCAGGCGTTCCAGCTCCGCCCTTTGTTCACGCCGCTTTCGCCGGAACAACACGGTGAATCCGGCAATAATGCAAATGCTTCCCGATTGATTATTTTGGATATTCCGGGTGGATTTGATAAAATCCATTCATCAGAAAAAATAGCGAGAATTTATAAACCTGTTTAACCATACTTGGGTCTGCTGACGGCAAAGCGATGCTGATCTGGATAGTTTTCATACTGTTCGTACTGTTGATGCTTGCCCTTGATCTCGGAATTTTTCACCGCGAACCCAAGGCTCCGTCAATAACCGAGGCGCTCGGCTGGACCTTGGTTTGGGTGATGCTTGCGCTAGGTTTCAACATTTGCGTATATTTCATGTACGAACGTCATCTATTCGGCCTTGGCCTCGCCGGGGGGGATGAACTCACCGGAACGGAGGCGGCCCTTCAGTTTTTTACAGGATACGTCATTGAAAAATCACTGAGCCTCGATAACATTTTCATTATCGCCCTCATATTCTCCTATTTCAGCGTAGACCTTAAATATCAGCACCGTCTTCTTTTCTGGGGAATCATCGGAGCGCTCATAATGCGAGGGATAATGATCGCGCTCGGTTACGCGCTGTTCACGACTTTTTGGTGGACAAGTTCCCTGTTCGGCGCGATTCTTATCGCGACCGCCGTAAAGATGCTTATTGCCCATCACGACAACCTTGAGCCGGAAAAGAATCCCGTTGTGCGTTTCGTAAAAAGGTTCTACCCTGTGACCGGTTCTTCGGACGGCGCCTTCTTTGCCGAAATTGACGGCAAAAAGGGGGTGACGTCGCTTTTCCTGGCGCTTGTAATGATTGAAAGCACCGATTTACTTTTTGCCATCGATTCCATCCCGGCCATTTTCGCAATAACAAGCGACCCGTTTCTTGTGTACACCTCGAATGTCTTTGCGATACTTGGCCTCAGATCACTTTATTTCGCACTTGCCGCCATGCTGGAGAAGTTCCGATACATGAAGACAAGCCTCGTTTTCCTGCTGGCATTCGTTGGTGTGAAAATGATCATGATCCCTCACTACCATATGCCTACCCACATTTCCCTGTCGCTGATAGCGGGGATACTCTCTGTAGGAATACTGGCTTCGCTTGTCGGAAAAAAGGGGGGGGATACTGCCCAGCTTGTTTCACCGCTGGCAGAGGAAATGACTAACCTGGCTATAACGACCTACAAAGCAGCCCGCCGGCTGGCGGTCGGCATCATCGGTTCAACCGTAGTCCTTGTCGGGATTATAATGATTTTCCTCCCCGGCCCTGCCATTGTGGTCATTCCGGCTGGCCTGACCATACTTGCGGGGGAGTTCGTTTGGGCCAAAAGACTTCTACGAAAAACAAAACTTACCATGAACCGACAGCTCAATAATTTCAAAAACAATAAATGACAACAAAGAGGATTCCACCTTTTGGGGCGGGGTTTACGAGAGCCTGTTGACGGAGTCTTTGAGGCCGGCGAGTTTGTTTTTCAGCTCTTCGTTCTTCGCCATGTCCTTTTCGAGGACATCCTTGGGCGCGTTCTTCACAAAATTTTCGTTTGAGAATTTCTTTTCGAAATGCCCGATATCGGTCTCGACCTTTGCTACCTCTTTTTTCAGGCGTTCCAGCTCCGCTTCGATATCTATTATCCCCTCTAGAGGGATGTAAAGCTCCGCGTCTGGATATACGGCGGTGGCGGACTTCTCCGGCCTCTTTACATTTTCAGAAACTTCCAGGCTTGAAAGCCGCCCCATGGAACTTATCGTCCTTCCGCTGTGAAGGATCCTTTTCACGTTCGCGGTGTTTGCCCGTACCAGCCCATTCAATTCGGTCTTGGGGGGTATCTTCAGCTCCGCGCGGATCGAGCGTATCGAGTTCAGTATCTCCATGACCAGCCCCATCTCCTTTTCCGCTTCCTCGTCGATGAGCTTCCCGTCATACACCGGATACGGCTCTATCATTATCGATTCGCCATGCACAGGCAGTTTTTGATATATCTCTTCGGTAACGAAAGGCATTACCGGATGAAGGAGCCTTAAGAGATTATCGAGAACATATACAAGGACTGCCTGCGACGTCCCCCTCTGTTCCGCGTTATCGGATAAGAGCCTCGGCTTCTGAAACTCTATATACCAGTCGCAGAACTCGTTCCATGTAAACGCATAAAGGGTATTCGCAAGATCGTTATACCTGAACTTCGTAAGCGCGTCTTCCGCAGATGTTATCGTTCGTTGAAGCCTGGAGAGTATCCACTTGTCGCTGACGTCGAGCTTCAGTCCGGAAATATCGGCGCCACCCTTGAATCCATCGAGATTCATGAATACGAATCTCGACGCGTTCCAAAGTTTGTTTACGAAGTTGCGGTAACCTTCGATACGTTTTTCCGACATCCTCGCGTCGCGCCCCTGCGACTCTCCTGCACAGAGGGTAAAGCGGAGCGCGTCGGAGCCGTATTCGAACATGATATCGAGAGGGTCTATAACGTTCCCTTTCGATTTGCTCATCTTCTTCCCTTCCGCGTCCCGTATGAGGGCGTGGATGTAGACCTTTTTGAACGGCGGTTTGCCGGTGAACTTCAATCCCATCATTATCATACGGGCTACCCAGAAGAATATGATGTCGAACCCGGTTATCAATAGCGACGTGGGGTAGTATGCTTCCAGCGATTTCGTTTTTTCGGGCCAGCCGAGCGTGGAGAAGGGCCAGAGCGCGGAGGAGAACCAAGTATCGAGAACGTCGGTCTCCTGCCTAAGGTTGTTGTTTCCGCATTTCTGGCATTTGTCTATGTTGTTCCGGGATACATTTATCTCTCCGCAGTCGTCGCAGAACCAAGCCGGTATCCTGTGCCCCCACCATATTTGCCTGCTGATGCACCAATCGCGGATGTTCCCCATCCATTCGAAGTAGGTGTTCTCCCAAGATTTCGGCACGAACTCTATATCGCCGTTCCGTACCGCCTTTATAGCCTCTTCGGCGAGCGGTTTTGTCTTTACGAACCACTGGAGGCTTAGAGCCGGCTCTATTACCGTCTTGCACCGGTAGCAGTCGCCGACGGAGTGGGCGTGCGGTTTTACCTCTTTGAGAAAACCGCGGCTTTCGAGGTCCTCCACCACCTTCTTTCGGCACTCCTCGCGGCTCAGACCTTCGTAATCGGAGGGGACGTTTATCATCTTCGCCTCTTGGTCCATTACTTTCACTATTTCAAGGGAGTGTCGCGCCCCTATTTCAAAGTCGTTCGGATCGTGCGCGGGGGTCACCTTCAGCGCGCCGGTCCCGAAATCCATCGCGACGTATGAATCCCCTATGACCGGTATCTCCCTTTCCGTTAAGGGGAGCTTAACTTTTTTCCCTATATATTTTTTATATCGGTCGTCCTCCGGGTTGACCGCTACGGCGGTATCGCCGAGCATCGTCTCCGGCCTGGTGGTGGCAACCGTGAGCGCGCCGCTCCCGTCGGCCAGCGGATAATCTATCTCGTAGATATGCCCTTTCCTGTCGGCGTACTCCACTTCAAGGTCTGAGAGTGCGGTGTGGCACCTTGGGCACCAGTTGGTCATATATTCGGCGCGGTAGATGAGCCCTTCCTCGTAGAGTGAGACGAAAACCTCGCGCACTGCGTCGGAGAGCCCTTCGTCCATCGTAAAGCGGAGCCTCTCCCAGTCGCACGATGCGCCGAGCTCCTTCAGCTGTTCGATTATCTTTCCGCCGTACTTCTCTTTCCACTCCCATACCGTCTCGATGAACTTCTCGCGTCCGAGGTCGTGACGCGAAATCCCATCTTTCTTTAGCTCCTTTTCGACAACGTTCTGCGTGGCGATCCCTGCATGGTCGGTACCCGGCTGCCAGAGCGTGTTGAAACCTTTCATCCTCCTGTGGCGGATAACGATGTCCTGCAGTGTCGCGTCGAGCGCGTGCCCAAGATGAAGAGAGCCAGTTACATTCGGCGGTGGTATGACGAGAGAGAAACAATCCTTTTCGGAATTCTCATCCGCGCGGAAGTAGCCTTTTTCGAGCCAGTAGCTATACCAGCGTTTCCCCACTTCCTTGGGATCGTACCGTTTTTCCAGTTCTTCGTTGCTCAATTTGCCCGTTTCATAAATAAGTGTGTGCGGCAGTTATTGCCAGATTGTTTCGAGAGTGGGATTTTACCCCGCATCGGGTGAATAATCACATCTTTTTTCTCGCGGATACCGATTCTCATGCCTTTTGGGAAGGAGGGGAAGCGGCTGAAGAGTTGCCGCCATTATTGAGTGTTAATCGGTATGCCAGCATGCGGCTTCCACCGAAGCCGGAACGGGAAGGGGCGTTATGCTTCCCCTTTTTTTATCTGGTCGATCGCGCTCTTTATCATCTGTTCGGCTATCTTGGGTGTTATCTGTGTTGTTATTTTCCCGACCATTCCTATAAGCTCCGGCATTGCCAGCTGAAAACTCTGCCCTACCATTTTGGATATCTCTTCCTTTACGGAATCCTCAACCTGCCTTTCGATGATGGATCTTACGCTCTGGTCGACAGCCTCCTTGATGGCGTGCTTTAAAATATCGTTACCTTCGCCGGTGATGAGGTTCCTTATGGCGTTTTCAAGCGCCTGCGCGGGGATGGTCGGCAGCGCCGACTCCGATTCATCGCCGTATTCGGGCATCGGGAGCCTTGGGGCCCTTTCGCGCGCTTCATCCTTATGTTCCTCCTGCAGGTAGTCCCACAGGGCATCCAGATCTGTTTCGTGATCCTTATGGTCGTCTTCTTCATGGTAGGTGGAATCAATTTCCGACAGCTTTTTTTCCGCTTCCTTTATCAGGTCGCTCGCTTCCTGCATCAATTCCGGCTCTTTTGAGGCGGCATCCCATAACCTCTCTTCATCGGATTTCTCATCTTCTTGCGGTTCCTCTACAAGGTTGTCCACCGAAATGGTTTCTCCACCGCCAGGCCCGAAAAGATCGTCGTCCGCTCCGGAATCCGAATCCCCAAGAACTCCTCCTCCAAACTCAGCCAGAACGTCTTCAAATTCGTCATGATCTTCGCCGTCATGGCTTATGTCGTAATCCGTCATCGATTCATCTTCCGGTTCCCCGCCGAAAGGGGGGGTATCGTCGCCGTAGGCTATCTCTTCCGAAGCCGGAGGAGCTGAGGCAATATTTTCAGCCGTATCGGAGATATCAAGATCGAGATCAAGCCGTTTCCTAGGCTTTTCCTCTTCATGCCAATCTGTATACATGGAACTTGAGAGCGGATTTTTCCCAAGCGGATCATCATCCGCTACGCCTGAGGCGGCGAAAGCCGGGGCTTCGATGTCGTAATCGATATCAAGATCTGTCTTGTCATCAGGCAATGAGTCGAGGTCGCTCTCTTCGGTCGTATCGTCTATATCGAGGTCGAGTTTTGAGGCTCTGTCGCCGTAGGTATCGAGATCCATCTCAGCATTCTCATCCAGACCGAAATCCGTTTCACTCTCTGCAAGCGGTTCGTCGATATCAATATCCAGGTCGAGTTTTGAAGCTCTGTCGCCGTAGGTATCGAGATCCATCTCAGCATTCTCATCCAGACCGAAATCCGTTTCACTCTCTGCAAGCGGTTCGTCGATATCAATATCCAAGTCGAGTTTTGAAGCTCTGTCGCCGTAGGTATCGAGATCCAACTCCGCCTTCTCATCCAGGCCGAAATCCGGTTCACTCTCCTCAAGCGGTTCGCTGCTATCAAGGTCGAGGTCGAGTTTGGAGGCCCTTCCAACCGGCTTTTCATCAATGTCGAGGTCAGTGACATCTCCATTATCGAATGACATCTGCCCCGTTTCATCTTCAAGTGATGTAAGGCCGAAGTCATCCACAAGCTCATCCGTGCCCGATTCAATACCGGCGGATGCCATTTCATTAAATTCCTTTTCCGCATCAAAAACCGGAATATCGCCACCTGCCGAAGCTACTCCTCCGTCAAACTGCTTGTAGGAATCAAGATCGCTCATTTCTGAAAGCGGCTCCATATCAATCCTGTCGAAATCTATATCGCTCGCCGTATCCTCCTCTACATCGGGAAGCTCTTCGATCTCCTCCGGAGCAGCCCCTGCCGGTGCAAGATCTTTTCTCCTATTAGAGAAAGGGATAGTAAACTCGTCCCCCTGAATGCCTATCGGCGGAAATATCCCCTTCCTTTTCGGGGCTTCCTTCTTCTTGTCGCCATTATCATCACTTTCCATTTCATACCTGTTCAATTTCGAAGAGACTACCGGCGCGTCGAACGGGCTTGTATAGGCCTCTATTTCACCCAAATCATCCAGTTCGTTGTCCAGGTCTTCGTCAAAATCGTCGTCCAGGTCATCGTCCAGATCGTTGTCCTCTTCCTCTATCTCCAGTTCCTCCTCATCGTCAATGCCAGACGAGACCGACGCGCCAACCACCCTTTTGGAGGTATCAAGCGTGATTATCTTCACAGGTTCATCGAATGACGAAACGCCGCTGAAATAATCAGCCTTGGCGGATGCCATAACCTCTTCAGCTTCCGTATGAGCCGCCGCTTTTGCCTTTATGTAGCTATGGAGCGTAGAGATAAATTCTTCGGACTTGAAAGGTTTTGTGATGTGGCCGTCGGCTCCTGCCTCCTCCCCTTTTTTGTCGTCATATTTTTCCAGTTCCCCGGAAATAAGTACGAAGGGGATTTTATTCGTTTCAGGATTGCCCTTTACCTGGCGGCAAAATTCAAATCCATCCATTTCCGGCATTGAGACATCGGAAATGATAATATCCGGGATATCGTTTTTAATAGCCTCAAGCGCTTCGCTACCGTTACCTGCAATTACAACATCGACATCCTCATTCTCAAGGGTGAGCTGTATCACCTTTTGCATGGTAACCGAATCATCGGCGAAGAGCAGTTTCATAGCCAAATTAATATTCCCGGAAAATTAATAATTCAAACATCCCACTACCATTATAGCTTAATACAATATCGTCTGCCTTTGCCCGAACATTAAGATAATGGGTTAAAAAAGCCAAAAAAAACAACATCTTTACAGGGCTTTTAAGATGAGAGACGGGATATCGGAAAGGTGGGCCACCTTGTCCACTCCACCCAGCTTTATCGCCTCTTTCGGCATCCCGAATACGACGCATGACTGCTCGTCCTGGGCAATATTGTATGCCCCCGCCTTTTTCATCTCGAGCATGCCGGATGAACCGTCGCCCCCCATTCCGGTAAGCATTACGCCTACCGCATTTGAGCCGGCATATTTGGCGGCGGAGGTGAATAGCACTTCAACGGAAGGCCTGTGCCTCATCACGAGCGGCCCCTGCTTTACTTCCACGCTGTATCTCGCGCCGCTCCTTCTGAAGAGCATGTGACTGTGACCAGGGGCAATAAGCACCCTCCCCGGAATTACAGAATCGCCATCCTTTGCTTCCACAATTTCCATCTCGCACAGGTCGTTGAGCCTTTTCGCGAAGGCGTTCGTAAATCCTTCCGGCATATGCTGTACTATGCAGATGCCCGGCGTGGAGACCGGGAGCCGCATAAGCACGTCCTTGATCGCCTCTGTACCCCCTGTGGAAGCGCCTATGAATATTACCTTGTCGGTGGTTTTTATCATGGACGAAGCGAGCACTTTCGGTTTGCCCGGCGGCTTTGCGTGCTGATGCACGGACATGTTTACCTTTGAGGCGGCCTTCACCTTATCTATGATCTCTGTTGTCATTTCGTCGAGACCACGCTTTACGTCGATTTCCGGCTTTGCGACAATTTCCACCGCGCCAGCCTCCATGGCCGCCATCGTAGTTTCGGCGCCATGCTGAGTTAATGAACTTACCATGACGACAGGCATGGGCTTTGACGCCATAAGTTTCCTGAGGAATGTGACGCCGTCCATTTTCGGCATCTCCACATCCAGGGTCAGGACATCCGGTTTTAGCTGTACTATTTTATCTCTGGCAATATATGGATCGGGAGCAGTGCCGACAACTTCTATTTGAGGATCCTTTGAGAGGGCTTCCGAGAGGACATTACGTACTACCGCCGAATCGTCGATAATAAGAACTCTTATTTTTGCCATGTGTCCCCCTAGAAATATTCTTCTTTTGAATCACAAAATGTTTTTATGTCCAGAAGCAAAATGGTCTTATCTTCCGTCTTTCCGACTCCTTGAATAAAATCGGTATTGATCCCGCCCAGCGCCTGCTCTGCGGAGACGATCATATCATCCTTGAATCTGACGATATCATCGACAAAGTCGACAAGTATTCCGGTGCGAAGACCGTCATTCTCAATAATGATAATATTTTCCCATTCGGAAGATTTACCCGATACATGCACCGATGCCGTACCATTGCCGCCAGCTGCATTTCCTGAGGCAAACTTCAGCTTTTTCCGCGCATTTATCACGGGGATGACCATTCCCCTCAAATTCATTATCCCCGACACAAATCCCTTTGCATGGGGAACCCTTGTCAAATTCTTGTTCAGGATAATCTCCATTACCTTGTTGATATCTACGCCATATCTTTCCTTCCCTAGTTGAAAGGTAAGAAACGCCTCCATCTTCTTCTCTTGAGGGGTGGAAGCATCTTTTTCAACAGTCCCCTCCGCCTCTAGGCTGACTCCCTTATCCGCAGGCCCGGTTTTCTTTTCTGATGCTGGAGATTCCTTCCCAGTCTGCTTACCGTCAGCCATTTTTGCGTTCTCCTGCTGACCACTCCCCCTTATTTCCATGCCGCTCTCATGGGCGGCTTTTTCCATAAGGGAGTGCATGTTATCCAGAAATTCGAACAGCCTGTCCAGATCCTTCTGGCTGACCGGGGTTTTTTCCTTCCTGAGCTTATCGAGCATGGTTTCCATCACTGTCGAAATAGTATGTATTTCTTTTAACCCAACAAGACCGGCATTCCCCTTTATGCTGTGCACAATACGGAAGAGCTCGCCTACATACCCGGCATTCGCATTGTCTTTCTCCAATGCCAGAAGAGCTGTTTCCAACTCATCCATATGGGTTTCCGTCTCTTCAAAAAACGCCAACAACGCCGGTGATAAAGTCATTTATTGCTCTCCAACCAGTCCGCCAACGCTTAAGACCAATCCAATGGATCCATCGCCCAGGATCGCTCCCCCCATGAGAGCCTTTACATGATGGAACACTTTGCCCAGGTCCTTGAGAACCACATTCTGCTGTTCAACGATCGCATCGGCCAGCACGCAACAGCTCTTTCCATTCTTCTGAATGATGAGACACACACCATCGCTAGGCTCTGATACCTTGGTTGGGATATTGAAAAGCGAATGCAATCTTACCAAGGGATAGATCTCCCCCCTGATATTAACCATTTCCGACTTTTCCTTGAGGGTGAATATCTCCCCTTTTCTAGGGCGTATCGACTCCCGCACATCTTCCACCGGAAAGATGAATTTGCTTTTCCCGACAGAGGTAACCAATCCGTTGATGGTGATGAGGGTAGTTGAAACCGGAACGGAAATTATGAATTCCGATCCTTTGCCGAAGGTCGATTCGATCTCGATTTTCCCCTTTGTGTCGATAATGGCGCCCTTCACAACATCCATACCGACGCCACGGCCTGAAATATCCGTAACTTTTTCCGCTGTCGAAAACCCCGGATTGAATATGAAGTCATAAACTTCCTTGTCCTGTAACTGGCTCCCTGCCTGCTGTGTGATCAGCCCTTTGCTTATGGCCTTTTCCAATATCTTATCTCTTGAAATCCCTGCGCCGTCATCCTTCAGCTTGATGAACAGGTTTTCTCCCTGTATTTCTGCCGAGATCACCACTTTTCCCCGTTCCTTTTTCCCGGCGGCTTTTCTCTTCTCGGGAGTTTCAACTCCATGGTCGACCGCGTTCCGAACCATATGGATTATCGGGCTTTCAAGCTTTTCCACGAGGCTCTTGTCGAGCATCACTTCCTCGCCGATCATCTCCACTTCTACATCCTTGCCGATAGCGGTGGCGACGTCCCTGATAATCCTGGGAATTTTCTGAAAGATGCTTTTGATAGCCACTTTTCGCACCTCGGAAAGCCCGTGTTGCAGTCTTAGCGTCAGCTCGGAATAGTTGAGGTTTGCGATTTTAAATTCCTTTGAAACGTGCTCTCCACCTTCGATAGTGCTCAGCTTTTTCTCCAGGTAGTTGAACACCTCGGATATGATTATCAACTCGCCTACATGATCCATGAACTCATCGACTTTTTCTTCCGATATGCGCATCGTTTTCTGGGAAGCGATGTTTTTCTTGAACTTCTGTTCCTCTTCCTTTTCTGATTCCTGTATTTTCAAGGCCTCCTTGATGTCTTCCTTTTTAACAACGCCCTTGGCTATGAGGTATTCGCCTGTCTTTTCATCCGGTTTCTTTCCTATCAGCGCCTTGCCAAGCGCGGTCCTGTCGACCTTCCCCATTTTTATAAGTATTTCACCTAGCTTTCCCACCTCCGGCACGACAGCGGCCTCCTCTCTCGGTTCTTCGCGCCTGTCGACTATCACCTTGCCAGATTCAATCGCAATGGCGGCGCCGCCAACAAGGTTTTGCGCCTTGCGAAGACTGTCTGAGAGTCTGTCGAGGATGGCAGCATCAACCTGTGAGGAACTTCGAATTTCATCCAGAACGAGAAAAGCTTCATTCAGGTGATCACTTACCGCCTTGAAATTATCCTTCTCTTTGCCGCTATCGACCGATATTCTCGCTTCGAGATTTTCAATGAATTCCTTCTCGTCCGGTAAAAGCTCATAATGTGTATCCCCTTCAGCGACTCTGTCGAACATCGCCTTCAGGTAATCTGTCCCCTTTAGCAGGTTATCGATGACAACCGGTCTCGCTTCCATCTTCCCTTTCCGTATGTCGTCCAGCAGATTCTCCAGCTTATGGGAGAACGACTGGATATGGAGAAGACCGAAAAAGGCGGAACTCCCTTTTATGCTGTGGACGGGGCGAAATATGGAATCGACTATTTTGACTTCGCCAGGATTTTTTTCCAGTTGTACGAACTTTTCATCAAGACCGTCAAGCGATTCAAAGACCTCTGCCAGATACTCTTTAAATATATCCGCGTCGTTTTCACTCATATTGGCCTTTTCCCAGTACCTTTTAAAACCATACTTTCCCAAATGCCCGGAATGCCGATGCCGCCGGACAACAGAAGATCAACCTGTCGCCTAATTTTATCGAAAAATGTAACATTCATTCCTGAAAAATATCTTCCCTCATTCAACTGCACAATGTAACAGATAAATACTACTATATCGGCAAAAACCCCGATATGCTTAACAGACCACCTATTTCTGATAAATAGTAGGTTGGATATATTTAAAATCGTTTTTCAGGCCGGTGAGGCTTTCAGAATGCCCGATGAACAGGTATCCCCCCGGCTTCAGGTGACGATGGAACTTCGCGACAAGCACCTCTTGAGTCGGCCTGTCAAAATATATCATGACGTTTCGGCAAAAGATGAAATCAAACTGGTATTTAAAGGGGAACAGATGATTCATCAGGTTAAACCTTTTAAAGGTTAAATACTTTCTGACGTCGGGCCGTACCCTCACCATCTCCCTGTTTTTAACAGGTTCGCCCTTTTGGAAATATGCCTTGAAATAATCAGGCGGGACACCATCCGTTTTTTCCTTCGGATAGATGCCGAGATAGGCTTTTTTAAGAACTTCGGTAGAGATGTCTGTCGCCAGGTATTTAATGTCCCAAGGGGGCATATTAGTATGCAAATGTGCCAGCAGGGTAAACATGATCGAATACGGTTCTTCGCCTGTTGAACAGCCTGCGCTCCAGACCCTGAAAACCGTATCGCGTGCCTTACCCTTTCTCTCTATCCACTCCGGTAAAACCGAATTCAGGAAGTTGAAGTGATTCATCTCCCGGAAGAATGATGTCAGGTTTGTAGAAATGTCATCCAGAAGCGGGATGAGCGCTTCACCGCTCTTATCACTGCTTACGAAATTATAATAGTCCCGGTACGATTTATAACCTTCTCTTGTAAGCCTCGCCCTAAGCCTTGTTCTTAAAAGCTCTTTCTTTGACTGGTTGAGCGATATCCCGCTCTGTTCGTATATCAGTTTGCGAAAAAGCTCGAAATCCTTGTCTGTAAGATCCTTCAGCTCAGGACGCAACTCTATTTTTTCAGAAGAAAATAATCCCATATGCCTTCACAATTGAAATAGTCCTGTTTATCATAATGTTTAAATTCATCTGACCCGACAAGGCAAATACCTTTTTCCCTACTCAATCTTTCTCCAATAGACCTTGGCAGATACAAGCCTTAGTTTGTGCGCATACTTCCTGTTCTCACCGATTCCGCGATTAACTGCGATGCGCAGCTGCAAGGCCGCGAAGAAACTGTGGAAAATACCTACTTTTCTTCCACTTTTGCCACCATTTCAAGCTCTGAGACTGACAGCACTTTTTCAATATCAAGGAGTATCTTCACCTTTTCCTTTACCTTGCCCATCCCAAGTATGAAATTCGTATCTACGGAGCTTCCGAATGAAGGCGGGGGGTCTATATTTTCTTTGGCAATATCTAAAACCTCGGCAACTGTATCGACTACTATGCCCAAAAGGAGATTGTTTACATTTACTACGATAATGCATGTCTCTCTGGTATATTCAACAGCCGGCATTCCGAATTTCAGACGCAGATCAATAACCGGAATAACCTTGCCTCGAAGGTTTATTACCCCTTTGATAAAATCCGGAACTTGCGGTACTTCGGTTATTTCCATAACGCTAATAATTTCACGGACTTTCAATATTTCCAGCCCATACTCCTCGTCCCCAAGAACGAAGGTTAAATATTTCCCTTCATTTGCCGACAAGTCGGCTTTTGCTTTTCTCACTTCCTCGGATCGAACATCGGCTTCGCTGACAGTGTCTTTCATCTTATTTAACCTCCACTGGTTGGTTTCTTTTTACTTATTATCTTCCGCACTCCATTTTATCCTTTATGAGGACACTAAATCAAAGACTCCTCCAACATCAATAATTAACCCAACAAGTCCGTCCCCCAGGATCGAACTTCCTGAAAAACTTTTTATCCCCTGAAGCCGTCTGTCCAGATTTTTTATCACAACCTGTTGCTGGCCCAGAAGGTCGTCCACCAAAAAACCTTTCCGTTTGGATTCGGTTGCAACTACTATCACAAGGGACTCTGTAACGTCTTTATTTCCGTTAGAACAGCCGAAAAGCCTGTTAAGACGAACAAGGGGAATAAGCTCGCCGCGCACGTTTACCATCTCCCCTTTTTCAACCACTGTGGTGAGTTGCGACTTTGTTGGCCGAATAGACTCCGCGATTGAGATGGTGGGGATTATGTACCTTTCATCCCCTACACGGACAAGCATACCGTCGACAATGGCCATTGTCAGCGGGAGTTTAATGAAAA
This window encodes:
- a CDS encoding response regulator gives rise to the protein MKLLFADDSVTMQKVIQLTLENEDVDVVIAGNGSEALEAIKNDIPDIIISDVSMPEMDGFEFCRQVKGNPETNKIPFVLISGELEKYDDKKGEEAGADGHITKPFKSEEFISTLHSYIKAKAAAHTEAEEVMASAKADYFSGVSSFDEPVKIITLDTSKRVVGASVSSGIDDEEELEIEEEDNDLDDDLDDDFDEDLDNELDDLGEIEAYTSPFDAPVVSSKLNRYEMESDDNGDKKKEAPKRKGIFPPIGIQGDEFTIPFSNRRKDLAPAGAAPEEIEELPDVEEDTASDIDFDRIDMEPLSEMSDLDSYKQFDGGVASAGGDIPVFDAEKEFNEMASAGIESGTDELVDDFGLTSLEDETGQMSFDNGDVTDLDIDEKPVGRASKLDLDLDSSEPLEESEPDFGLDEKAELDLDTYGDRASKLDLDIDIDEPLAESETDFGLDENAEMDLDTYGDRASKLDLDIDIDEPLAESETDFGLDENAEMDLDTYGDRASKLDLDIDDTTEESDLDSLPDDKTDLDIDYDIEAPAFAASGVADDDPLGKNPLSSSMYTDWHEEEKPRKRLDLDLDISDTAENIASAPPASEEIAYGDDTPPFGGEPEDESMTDYDISHDGEDHDEFEDVLAEFGGGVLGDSDSGADDDLFGPGGGETISVDNLVEEPQEDEKSDEERLWDAASKEPELMQEASDLIKEAEKKLSEIDSTYHEEDDHKDHETDLDALWDYLQEEHKDEARERAPRLPMPEYGDESESALPTIPAQALENAIRNLITGEGNDILKHAIKEAVDQSVRSIIERQVEDSVKEEISKMVGQSFQLAMPELIGMVGKITTQITPKIAEQMIKSAIDQIKKGEA
- a CDS encoding chemotaxis response regulator protein-glutamate methylesterase — protein: MAKIRVLIIDDSAVVRNVLSEALSKDPQIEVVGTAPDPYIARDKIVQLKPDVLTLDVEMPKMDGVTFLRKLMASKPMPVVMVSSLTQHGAETTMAAMEAGAVEIVAKPEIDVKRGLDEMTTEIIDKVKAASKVNMSVHQHAKPPGKPKVLASSMIKTTDKVIFIGASTGGTEAIKDVLMRLPVSTPGICIVQHMPEGFTNAFAKRLNDLCEMEIVEAKDGDSVIPGRVLIAPGHSHMLFRRSGARYSVEVKQGPLVMRHRPSVEVLFTSAAKYAGSNAVGVMLTGMGGDGSSGMLEMKKAGAYNIAQDEQSCVVFGMPKEAIKLGGVDKVAHLSDIPSLILKAL
- a CDS encoding chemotaxis protein CheW, coding for MTLSPALLAFFEETETHMDELETALLALEKDNANAGYVGELFRIVHSIKGNAGLVGLKEIHTISTVMETMLDKLRKEKTPVSQKDLDRLFEFLDNMHSLMEKAAHESGMEIRGSGQQENAKMADGKQTGKESPASEKKTGPADKGVSLEAEGTVEKDASTPQEKKMEAFLTFQLGKERYGVDINKVMEIILNKNLTRVPHAKGFVSGIMNLRGMVIPVINARKKLKFASGNAAGGNGTASVHVSGKSSEWENIIIIENDGLRTGILVDFVDDIVRFKDDMIVSAEQALGGINTDFIQGVGKTEDKTILLLDIKTFCDSKEEYF